A single genomic interval of Thermus hydrothermalis harbors:
- a CDS encoding 4Fe-4S dicluster domain-containing protein, giving the protein MKETRGFSEALEKELFREEFPFGPVTRRGVLALGLLSLAACTPVVRRKGVPYVRQPEWVVEGGRAEFVTAFPHAGFAEPVRVRHYQERPLFLTPLEAAMSPYPLASLYALYDPARKGKGPDWEGFFAAWRKALGEGETLLVLPRTTSPRLEGLVREALRRYPNLRVARFEAWSLENVYLGAELAFGRRAWPVYRPERAETVLLLDVDLHEHPAGYLWGSALAQRRLPPMNRIYAVESGASLLGTLADHRLALKPSGVEAFLLDLARALGVVPGSPTSDYGGFLPALVEDLGRGGVVLPGVHLSPGAQALAMAVNAHLRAPVAYVPPPEGEAATPRAFREAEGASRLVWAAEGPLPSLQGKAFAAVLSLYPKEAPHSLPLAHPLEASGQYRDAQGRLWPAQALVKPLWGGKSLEEVLAGLLGEELPALSPEEKRALAEGRPLAEAEALAVALRPGLMDRLPPLREEAPLELTLRPDASLFDGRYRENPYLQELPRPLTRLVWDGALLAGEGQAEAWGFLEEVQARERRADPRRPLLRVRAGGQEALLPLWPLPLLPEGSLVASLAHFFHPGGVAFPAEVSPTGRDYPLVSTQYHGYLGEVEAVHVMTEKEALKEPKAEKRLSFYPPWPQGEHAWAMTVDLSRCLGCGLCVLACQVENNIPVVGKEEVQKGREMHWIRLDRYFTPEGALHQPVMCQHCEKAPCEAVCPVAATEHSDEGLNLMVYNRCVGTKYCSANCPYKARRFNFFPYAERFVGQGDPRRAKESPLALLMNPEVTVRSRGVMEKCTYCVQRIELARAEAAKEGRKIRTGEVRTACQEVCPGKAIHFGDLLDPEDPIQAHRKEGRHYTLLEEANTWPRTTYLAHLKNPNPRLRKEEAHG; this is encoded by the coding sequence ATGAAGGAGACGCGCGGTTTTTCCGAAGCCCTGGAAAAGGAGCTCTTCCGGGAAGAGTTTCCCTTTGGCCCCGTGACCCGAAGGGGCGTTTTGGCCTTGGGCCTCTTGAGCCTCGCCGCCTGCACCCCGGTGGTGCGGCGCAAGGGGGTGCCCTACGTGCGCCAGCCCGAGTGGGTGGTGGAGGGGGGAAGGGCGGAGTTCGTCACCGCCTTCCCCCACGCCGGCTTCGCCGAGCCCGTGCGGGTGCGCCACTACCAGGAGCGGCCCCTCTTCCTCACCCCCCTCGAGGCGGCCATGAGCCCTTACCCCCTGGCCTCCCTCTACGCCCTCTACGACCCCGCCCGCAAGGGGAAAGGGCCGGACTGGGAGGGCTTTTTCGCCGCCTGGCGCAAGGCGCTTGGGGAAGGGGAGACCCTCCTCGTCCTCCCTCGGACCACCTCCCCCCGCCTCGAGGGCCTGGTGCGGGAGGCCCTGAGGCGCTACCCCAACCTGCGGGTGGCCCGGTTTGAGGCCTGGAGCCTGGAAAACGTCTACCTGGGGGCCGAGCTCGCCTTCGGGCGCAGGGCCTGGCCCGTTTACCGGCCCGAGCGCGCCGAAACCGTGCTCCTCTTGGACGTGGACCTCCACGAGCACCCCGCAGGCTACCTCTGGGGAAGCGCCCTGGCCCAAAGGCGCCTTCCCCCTATGAACCGCATCTACGCCGTGGAAAGCGGGGCAAGCCTCCTCGGGACCCTGGCGGACCACCGCCTGGCCCTGAAGCCGAGCGGGGTGGAGGCCTTCCTCCTGGACCTGGCCCGGGCCCTCGGGGTGGTTCCGGGAAGCCCTACCTCGGACTACGGCGGCTTCCTCCCCGCCCTGGTGGAGGACCTGGGTAGGGGCGGGGTGGTGCTCCCTGGGGTCCACCTCTCCCCAGGGGCCCAGGCCCTGGCCATGGCGGTGAACGCCCACCTAAGGGCCCCCGTGGCCTATGTGCCCCCGCCCGAGGGGGAGGCGGCCACCCCTAGGGCCTTCCGGGAAGCCGAAGGGGCAAGCCGCCTGGTCTGGGCGGCGGAAGGCCCCCTACCAAGCCTTCAGGGGAAGGCCTTCGCCGCCGTGCTCTCCCTCTACCCCAAGGAGGCACCCCATAGCCTCCCCCTCGCCCACCCCCTGGAGGCCTCCGGCCAGTACCGGGACGCCCAGGGGCGGCTTTGGCCCGCCCAGGCCTTGGTGAAGCCCCTTTGGGGGGGAAAGTCCTTGGAGGAGGTCCTGGCGGGCCTCCTAGGGGAGGAGCTTCCCGCCCTCTCCCCCGAGGAGAAGCGGGCCCTGGCGGAGGGCCGCCCCTTGGCGGAGGCGGAGGCCTTGGCGGTGGCCCTAAGGCCAGGCCTTATGGACCGGCTTCCCCCCTTGCGGGAGGAGGCCCCCCTGGAGCTCACCCTGCGCCCGGACGCCAGCCTTTTTGACGGCCGCTACCGGGAAAACCCCTACCTCCAAGAGCTCCCCCGGCCCCTCACCCGCTTGGTCTGGGACGGGGCCCTCTTGGCGGGGGAGGGGCAGGCGGAGGCCTGGGGGTTTTTGGAGGAGGTGCAGGCCCGGGAGCGCCGGGCCGATCCCCGAAGGCCCCTCCTCCGGGTGCGGGCGGGGGGGCAGGAGGCCCTCCTGCCCCTTTGGCCCTTGCCCCTTTTGCCGGAGGGGAGCTTGGTGGCTTCCCTCGCCCACTTCTTCCACCCGGGAGGGGTGGCCTTCCCGGCGGAGGTCAGCCCCACCGGGCGGGACTACCCCCTGGTTTCCACCCAGTACCACGGCTATTTGGGAGAGGTGGAGGCGGTCCACGTCATGACCGAGAAGGAGGCCTTGAAGGAGCCCAAGGCGGAAAAGCGCCTCTCCTTCTACCCCCCTTGGCCCCAAGGGGAGCACGCCTGGGCCATGACCGTGGACCTAAGCCGCTGCCTGGGGTGCGGGCTTTGCGTCTTGGCCTGCCAGGTGGAGAACAACATCCCCGTGGTGGGGAAGGAGGAGGTGCAGAAGGGGCGGGAGATGCACTGGATCCGCCTGGACCGCTACTTCACCCCCGAAGGGGCTTTGCACCAGCCCGTGATGTGCCAGCACTGCGAGAAGGCCCCTTGCGAGGCGGTCTGCCCGGTGGCGGCCACGGAGCACTCCGATGAGGGGCTAAACCTCATGGTCTACAACCGCTGCGTGGGCACCAAGTACTGCTCCGCCAACTGCCCCTATAAGGCCCGCCGCTTCAACTTCTTCCCCTACGCCGAGCGTTTCGTGGGCCAAGGGGACCCCCGGCGGGCCAAGGAAAGCCCCCTCGCCCTCCTCATGAACCCCGAGGTGACGGTGCGGAGCCGGGGGGTCATGGAGAAGTGCACCTACTGCGTCCAGCGGATAGAGCTCGCCCGGGCCGAGGCCGCCAAAGAGGGGCGCAAGATCCGCACCGGGGAGGTAAGGACCGCCTGCCAGGAGGTCTGCCCGGGGAAGGCCATCCACTTCGGCGACCTCCTGGACCCCGAGGACCCCATCCAGGCCCACCGCAAGGAGGGGCGGCACTACACCCTTTTGGAGGAGGCCAACACCTGGCCCCGCACCACCTACCTGGCCCACCTCAAAAACCCGAACCCGCGCCTAAGGAAGGAGGAGGCCCATGGCTAA
- the nrfD gene encoding NrfD/PsrC family molybdoenzyme membrane anchor subunit: MAKEPHPDRDLIQGEWTERSLVEKLLEPVEKPPPRPWKVVLAVGFALTLAWLYAIFVTFVQGLGTWGINQPVAWGYDIVHFVWWIGIGHAGTLISAILVLMRQNWRDSLNRVTEAMTLFAVLCAATYPLIHMGRPQHFYWVMPYPTHMALWPQYKSPLSWDVLAIMTYLTISTLFLYLGLIPDLALLRERSTGWRRKLYGWLSLGWTGNAVHWQRYRAVYVLLAGLATPVVISVHSVVSMDFAYGLVPGWHLTVFPPFFAAGAIYSGFAMALTLIIPLRRWYRLEGVITDRHLDWMAKVTLASGLGVAYIYLLEIFIAWYSGEPAEWAQQLWRMTGPYAPYYWAMMLINVVLLQTLWFPRFRKNLTWLFLFSILANVGMWLERFVIVVISLSHDFLPGNFHLYYPTWVDWTLFLGTIGFFLFGLALFIRIFPPIAVAEMVHLFHKLRGH, encoded by the coding sequence ATGGCTAAGGAACCCCACCCGGACCGCGACCTCATCCAAGGGGAATGGACGGAGAGGAGCTTGGTGGAAAAGCTCTTGGAGCCCGTGGAGAAGCCCCCGCCAAGGCCCTGGAAGGTGGTTTTGGCCGTGGGTTTCGCCCTCACCCTGGCCTGGCTTTACGCCATCTTCGTGACCTTCGTCCAGGGCCTGGGCACCTGGGGCATCAACCAGCCCGTGGCCTGGGGGTACGATATCGTCCACTTCGTCTGGTGGATCGGCATCGGCCACGCTGGGACCCTCATCAGCGCCATCCTGGTTCTCATGCGGCAGAACTGGCGGGACTCCCTCAACCGGGTTACCGAGGCCATGACCCTCTTCGCCGTGCTCTGCGCCGCCACCTACCCCCTCATCCACATGGGCCGGCCACAACACTTCTACTGGGTCATGCCCTACCCCACCCACATGGCCCTCTGGCCCCAGTACAAGAGCCCCCTCTCCTGGGACGTGCTGGCCATCATGACCTACCTCACCATCTCCACCCTCTTCCTCTACCTGGGGCTCATCCCCGACCTGGCCCTTTTGCGGGAGAGGAGCACGGGCTGGCGGAGGAAGCTCTACGGCTGGCTTTCCTTAGGCTGGACGGGGAACGCCGTCCACTGGCAACGCTACCGGGCGGTGTACGTCCTCCTGGCGGGCCTCGCCACCCCCGTGGTCATCTCCGTGCACTCCGTGGTGAGCATGGACTTCGCCTACGGTCTGGTGCCGGGCTGGCACCTCACCGTCTTCCCCCCCTTCTTCGCCGCCGGGGCCATCTACTCGGGCTTCGCCATGGCCCTCACCCTCATCATCCCCTTGCGCCGGTGGTACCGGCTGGAGGGGGTCATCACCGACAGGCACCTGGACTGGATGGCCAAGGTGACCCTGGCCTCGGGGCTCGGGGTGGCCTACATCTACCTTTTGGAAATCTTCATCGCCTGGTATAGCGGGGAGCCGGCGGAGTGGGCCCAGCAGCTTTGGCGCATGACGGGGCCCTACGCCCCCTACTACTGGGCCATGATGCTCATCAACGTGGTCCTCCTCCAGACCCTATGGTTCCCCCGCTTCCGCAAAAACCTCACCTGGCTTTTCCTCTTTTCCATCCTGGCCAACGTGGGCATGTGGCTGGAGCGCTTCGTCATCGTGGTGATCAGCCTCTCCCACGACTTCTTGCCGGGCAACTTCCACCTCTACTACCCCACTTGGGTGGACTGGACGCTTTTCCTGGGGACCATCGGCTTCTTCCTCTTTGGCCTGGCCCTTTTCATCCGGATTTTCCCCCCCATCGCCGTGGCGGAGATGGTCCACCTCTTCCACAAGCTGCGCGGGCACTAG
- a CDS encoding DUF3341 domain-containing protein, with protein MLYGYMAYFDTPEALLSALRALKKEGYRRLEALTPNPVEGIEEVLGGDGRIPWVAFFLGVLGAGLGLFLQVYTTLDYPHNAGGKPLLGWPAFIPVTFELTILTITVGIFLYLLYINGLPLAAHPAVRAPRYVEVLLDRYGVFLYATDPRFDPEATRALLQALGAEVEEVRRD; from the coding sequence ATGCTCTACGGCTACATGGCCTACTTTGATACCCCAGAGGCCTTGCTGTCGGCCCTAAGGGCGCTCAAGAAGGAGGGTTACCGCCGCCTCGAGGCCCTCACCCCGAACCCCGTGGAGGGGATTGAGGAGGTTCTGGGGGGGGATGGGCGCATTCCTTGGGTGGCCTTCTTCCTGGGGGTCCTGGGGGCGGGGCTTGGGCTTTTCCTCCAGGTCTACACCACCCTGGACTACCCCCACAACGCCGGGGGCAAGCCCCTTTTGGGCTGGCCCGCCTTCATCCCCGTGACCTTTGAGCTCACCATCCTCACCATCACCGTGGGCATCTTCCTGTACCTCCTCTACATCAACGGCCTGCCCCTGGCCGCCCACCCGGCGGTGCGGGCTCCCCGGTACGTGGAGGTGCTTCTAGACCGCTACGGGGTCTTCCTCTACGCCACGGACCCCCGCTTTGACCCGGAGGCCACCCGGGCCCTCCTCCAGGCCCTGGGGGCGGAGGTGGAGGAGGTGCGGCGTGATTAG
- a CDS encoding c-type cytochrome, translating to MIRLLLLLPLLSACGWMWDQPKAKAFRPAPLQVEVPEERVRFGENLNPEVRLGVKPEGGFAENPYTFAEKDLVRGKALYQSFCAICHGMRGEGDGRVIPLGVPRPRSFHDPAVRGMPEGYFYFAATNGFGRMLSYKSRIPERERWLIAHYIKRCLLDAACPKEVMDAEVH from the coding sequence GTGATTAGGCTCCTTCTCCTCCTCCCCCTCCTTTCCGCCTGCGGCTGGATGTGGGACCAGCCCAAGGCCAAAGCCTTCCGCCCTGCCCCCCTCCAGGTGGAGGTGCCCGAGGAGCGGGTGCGCTTCGGGGAGAACCTGAACCCCGAGGTGCGCCTTGGGGTGAAGCCGGAAGGGGGCTTTGCGGAAAACCCCTACACCTTCGCCGAGAAAGACCTGGTGCGGGGCAAGGCGCTTTACCAAAGCTTCTGCGCCATCTGCCACGGAATGAGGGGGGAAGGGGATGGCCGGGTCATCCCCTTGGGGGTTCCGAGGCCCCGCTCCTTCCACGACCCCGCCGTGCGGGGAATGCCCGAAGGCTACTTCTACTTCGCCGCCACCAACGGCTTTGGCAGGATGCTTTCCTACAAAAGCCGCATCCCCGAGAGGGAGCGCTGGCTCATCGCCCACTACATCAAGCGCTGCCTCCTGGATGCGGCCTGTCCCAAGGAGGTAATGGATGCAGAGGTCCATTGA
- a CDS encoding NAD(P)/FAD-dependent oxidoreductase, translating into MATKVLVLGGGSGGLVAANKVKKLLGKEVEVTLVDRNAYHEFMPAYPWVAFGMREPEQVRRPLANLEKRGIQYLQATVEALDPAHNKVRTSAGELTYDYLIVSLGAEAMPSPAQDGYAPWSLEGALRLRQALKDFRGGRVVVGVSSPYYPCPPAPYEVAGQVEFALKVKGVREKSTVEVFHLNPAPLAGMGPVISGKVMEILRAKGIAFHGEFEPVAFEGGKVKAKDGRELAYDLLILTPPFAPNRVVRESPLAGPNGFPEVHKSTFRSPKFPNVFVIGDTVNPSLMLPPAGVVAHFQGEYVAGVIASDLKGAYIGEPFNPVAMCIMDFGDNALLPQCSFERLLAGTGMPSCGVMAVGKWVRVTKMLFEGFWFATLIE; encoded by the coding sequence ATGGCGACGAAGGTTCTGGTCCTGGGAGGCGGTTCGGGCGGCCTGGTGGCGGCCAACAAGGTGAAAAAGCTCCTCGGGAAGGAGGTGGAGGTCACCCTGGTGGACCGGAACGCCTACCACGAGTTCATGCCCGCCTACCCCTGGGTGGCCTTCGGCATGCGGGAGCCCGAGCAGGTGCGTAGGCCCCTCGCCAACCTGGAAAAGCGGGGCATCCAGTACCTCCAGGCCACGGTGGAGGCCCTGGACCCGGCCCACAACAAGGTGAGGACGAGCGCCGGGGAACTTACCTACGATTACCTCATCGTCTCCTTGGGGGCGGAGGCCATGCCTTCCCCCGCCCAGGACGGGTATGCCCCCTGGAGCCTCGAGGGGGCCCTTAGGCTCCGCCAGGCCCTGAAGGACTTCCGGGGCGGCCGGGTGGTGGTGGGGGTTTCCTCCCCCTACTACCCTTGCCCCCCTGCCCCGTACGAGGTGGCGGGCCAGGTGGAGTTCGCCCTCAAGGTGAAGGGGGTGCGGGAGAAGAGCACGGTGGAGGTCTTCCACCTAAACCCGGCGCCCTTGGCGGGTATGGGGCCGGTGATCTCCGGCAAGGTCATGGAGATCCTCCGCGCCAAGGGCATCGCCTTCCACGGGGAGTTTGAGCCGGTGGCCTTTGAGGGGGGCAAGGTGAAGGCCAAGGATGGGCGCGAGCTCGCCTACGACCTCCTCATCCTCACCCCGCCCTTCGCCCCCAACCGGGTGGTGCGGGAATCCCCCCTGGCCGGACCCAACGGCTTCCCCGAGGTGCACAAGTCCACCTTCCGCTCCCCCAAGTTCCCCAACGTCTTCGTCATCGGCGACACGGTGAACCCCTCCCTGATGCTGCCCCCCGCCGGGGTGGTGGCCCACTTCCAGGGGGAGTACGTGGCCGGGGTCATCGCCTCCGACCTCAAGGGGGCCTATATCGGCGAACCCTTCAACCCCGTGGCCATGTGCATCATGGACTTCGGGGACAACGCCCTCCTGCCCCAGTGCTCCTTTGAAAGGCTGCTGGCGGGCACGGGCATGCCCTCCTGCGGCGTGATGGCCGTGGGCAAGTGGGTGCGGGTGACCAAGATGCTCTTTGAGGGCTTCTGGTTCGCCACCCTAATCGAGTAG
- a CDS encoding DUF1641 domain-containing protein — protein MEKTLTVEERLARIEEVLEKSGLGLLAQIGTGETLAENLGLLLDPKNLELVSLLARFLDQAEALGKLAETLEKLEKSGALAFLGHLSENFGEGLGMLMEPQLLRLISHGANVLDILSRIEPAAIGMMASALERGLAETFTPETLREPPRVGLAGILKQLADPEVQKALGVLFLLLKALGKAFGHMNEDMKALEGLMAKMMKK, from the coding sequence ATGGAGAAGACCCTGACGGTGGAGGAACGCCTGGCCCGAATTGAGGAGGTTTTGGAGAAAAGCGGGCTTGGCCTGTTGGCGCAAATAGGCACGGGGGAGACCCTTGCCGAGAACCTGGGCCTCCTTCTAGATCCCAAGAACCTGGAGCTCGTTTCCCTCCTCGCCCGCTTCCTGGACCAGGCGGAGGCCCTGGGGAAGTTGGCGGAAACCCTGGAGAAGCTGGAGAAGTCCGGGGCTTTAGCCTTCCTCGGCCACCTCTCGGAGAACTTCGGCGAGGGCCTGGGGATGCTTATGGAGCCCCAGCTCCTCCGGCTCATCTCCCACGGGGCCAACGTTTTGGACATCCTCTCCCGCATTGAGCCCGCCGCCATCGGCATGATGGCGAGCGCCCTGGAGCGGGGGCTTGCGGAGACCTTCACCCCCGAGACCCTGCGGGAGCCTCCCCGGGTGGGCCTGGCGGGCATCCTCAAGCAACTGGCCGACCCCGAGGTGCAAAAGGCGCTCGGGGTGCTCTTCCTCCTCCTCAAGGCCCTGGGCAAGGCCTTTGGCCACATGAACGAGGACATGAAGGCCCTCGAGGGCCTCATGGCCAAGATGATGAAGAAGTAG
- a CDS encoding DUF190 domain-containing protein, with product MAENPGGLSGEALLLRIFLGESDRFGGRPLYEAIVLEAKRRGLAGATVLKGFMGYGAHSRIHTAKVLQLSEDLPVVVEIVDTEEKVQAFLPVLEGMVREGLITLEKVRVLRYQSR from the coding sequence ATGGCCGAGAACCCTGGGGGCCTTTCGGGCGAGGCGCTGCTCCTCCGCATCTTCCTCGGGGAGTCGGACCGGTTTGGGGGCCGCCCCCTTTACGAGGCCATTGTCCTGGAGGCGAAGCGGCGGGGCCTGGCGGGGGCCACGGTGCTCAAGGGCTTCATGGGCTATGGCGCCCATTCCCGCATCCACACCGCCAAGGTCCTCCAGCTTTCCGAGGACCTGCCCGTGGTGGTGGAGATCGTGGATACGGAGGAAAAGGTCCAGGCCTTTTTGCCGGTCCTGGAGGGGATGGTGAGGGAGGGGCTCATCACCTTGGAGAAGGTGCGGGTCCTCCGCTACCAAAGCCGGTAA
- a CDS encoding sulfite oxidase-like oxidoreductase gives MERIPPGQIVTERFPILTYGEEPRVTPEEWRFGITGLVEAPFTLTYQDLLALPQVEVVRDFHCVTRWSRLDVAWKGVRVRDLLEKARPKPEAVAALVHSYGGYTTNLLLEDLLREDVLLAHTLFGKPLPPERGGPVRLLVPHLYAWKSAKWVRGITLLDHLELGFWERMGYHWRGDPWREERFQEGPIPAASLRFRSKKT, from the coding sequence ATGGAGCGGATCCCTCCGGGCCAGATCGTCACCGAGCGCTTCCCCATCCTCACCTACGGGGAAGAGCCTAGGGTTACGCCGGAGGAGTGGCGCTTTGGCATCACGGGCCTGGTGGAAGCCCCCTTTACCCTCACCTACCAGGACCTCCTGGCCCTGCCCCAGGTGGAGGTGGTGCGGGACTTCCACTGCGTCACCCGTTGGAGCCGGCTGGACGTGGCCTGGAAGGGGGTGCGGGTCCGGGACCTTTTGGAAAAGGCCCGCCCCAAGCCCGAGGCGGTGGCCGCCTTGGTCCATTCCTACGGGGGTTACACCACCAACCTCCTCCTGGAGGACCTCCTGCGGGAGGATGTGCTCCTGGCCCACACCCTCTTCGGCAAGCCCCTTCCCCCGGAGCGGGGCGGCCCCGTGCGCCTTTTGGTCCCCCATCTCTACGCCTGGAAGAGCGCCAAGTGGGTGCGGGGCATAACGCTCCTAGACCACCTGGAGCTGGGCTTCTGGGAGCGGATGGGCTACCACTGGCGGGGGGATCCCTGGCGGGAGGAGCGCTTCCAGGAGGGCCCCATCCCCGCCGCAAGCCTTAGGTTTCGCAGTAAGAAAACTTGA
- a CDS encoding histidinol-phosphatase HisJ family protein, translated as MVDSHVHTPLCGHAEGAPGEYLFQARKVGLRGLVFTDHSPMPAWYDPQSRMRLSELPFYLLALERVRELHPDLYVGIGLEADFHPGTEAFVQTLLKSYPFDYVIGSVHYLGAWPLDHPDHQEEYAWRELKEVFRSYFHEVERAAQSGLFHAIGHLDLPKKFGHRLPEEALLELAEPALKAVAEAGLFLDVNTAGLRNPAREVYPALVLLKRARELGIGVVLGSDAHRPDQVGFAFQEAAALLLRAGYREAFYFQEGRPRAYPLSRAS; from the coding sequence ATGGTGGATAGCCACGTCCACACCCCCCTCTGCGGCCATGCGGAAGGGGCCCCGGGGGAGTACCTCTTCCAGGCCAGGAAGGTGGGGCTAAGGGGCCTCGTCTTCACCGACCATAGCCCCATGCCCGCCTGGTACGACCCCCAAAGCCGCATGCGCCTTTCCGAGCTTCCCTTCTACCTCCTGGCCCTGGAACGGGTGCGGGAGCTTCACCCGGACCTCTATGTGGGGATCGGCCTCGAGGCCGACTTCCACCCGGGCACGGAGGCGTTCGTGCAAACCCTCCTCAAGAGCTACCCCTTTGACTACGTCATCGGGAGCGTCCACTACCTGGGCGCCTGGCCCCTGGACCACCCGGACCACCAGGAGGAGTACGCCTGGCGCGAGCTCAAGGAGGTCTTCCGCTCCTATTTCCACGAGGTGGAACGGGCGGCGCAAAGCGGCCTCTTCCACGCCATCGGCCACCTGGACCTGCCCAAGAAGTTCGGCCACCGCTTGCCCGAGGAGGCCCTTTTGGAACTGGCCGAGCCCGCCCTAAAGGCCGTGGCCGAGGCGGGGCTCTTCCTGGATGTGAACACCGCTGGGCTTCGCAACCCGGCCCGGGAGGTTTACCCTGCCCTTGTCCTTCTAAAGCGGGCCCGGGAGCTTGGCATTGGCGTGGTCCTGGGCTCGGACGCCCACCGGCCGGACCAGGTGGGCTTCGCCTTCCAGGAGGCGGCGGCGCTCCTCCTACGGGCAGGTTACCGGGAAGCCTTCTACTTCCAGGAGGGAAGGCCCCGGGCCTATCCCTTGTCTAGGGCCTCGTAG